A region from the Triticum urartu cultivar G1812 chromosome 1, Tu2.1, whole genome shotgun sequence genome encodes:
- the LOC125512874 gene encoding rop guanine nucleotide exchange factor 3-like isoform X1, whose amino-acid sequence MTKENILSIAHIAASPLCDLPLSRERKGRPARAERKLIERTQELFFLQCIWQGQADHWLRDQISGTKAGVVHEGRKEGSQEPTAAMADSSNSPSTSVSDESSEAEAQCCSSSSTAPSLHDTVDFSRTASDVSTFSDRSVDHSGPFGTAAVSKLIGGRGSPAAALSRLSMKPRADVLDRRSAEDELDLVKERFSKLLLGEDMSGGGKGVCTAVAISNAITNLYATVFGNCHKLEPLPAGKKAMWRREMDCLLAVCDYIVEFYPSTQPLSDGTRVEVMATRPRSDIYINLPALEKLDAMLIEIMDSFQKAEFWYADAGTRSFGSVTSSSSPSSSFRRSTTTAHRNEDKWWVPVPCVPEGGLSVKARKELRQRRDCANQIHKAAVAINSGVLSDMEVPESFMALLPKSGKASVGDAVYRAMHSSDKFSPDYLLDCVDVSSEHEALALADRVEAAMYVWRRKATASHGVGRSAQWSRVKELAAAADDGGEGGKNVALAGRAESLLLCIKHRFPGLSQTTLDTSKIQFNKDVGQAILESYSRVLESLAFNIVSWTDEVLFADKAARK is encoded by the exons ATGACCAAGGAAAACATACTATCCATTGCCCACATTGCCGCTTCTCCCCTCTGTGATCTGCCATTGTCGAGAGAGAGAAAAGGGAGACCTGCCAGAGCAGAGAGAAAGCTGATAGAGAGAACACAAGAGCTTTTCTTCCTCCAATGCATATGGCAAGGACAAGCAGATCATTGGCTTAGGGATCAAATCAGCGGCACAAAAG CAGGTGTAGTACacgaaggaaggaaggaaggaagccAAGAACCAACCGCTGCCATGGCGGATAGCAGCAACAGCCCGTCGACCTCGGTGTCCGACGAGAGCTCCGAGGCGGAGGCGCAGTGCTGCTCGTCGTCGTCCACGGCGCCGAGCCTGCACGACACGGTGGACTTCAGCCGCACCGCCTCGGACGTGTCCACCTTCTCGGACCGCAGCGTTGACCACAGCGGGCCCTTCGGGACGGCCGCCGTGTCCAAGCTCATCGGCGGCCGCGGCTCCCCCGCCGCCGCGCTCAGCCGGCTCAGCATGAAGCCCCGCGCCGACGTGCTCGACCGCCGCTCCGCCGAGGACGAGCTGGACCTGGTCAAGGAGCGGTTCTCCAAGCTGCTGCTGGGCgaggacatgtccggcggcggcaaGGGCGTCTGCACCGCCGTCGCCATCTCCAACGCCATCACCAACCTCTACGCCACGGTCTTCGGGAACTGCCACAAGCTGGAGCCGCTGCCGGCGGGGAAGAAGGCCATGTGGAGGAGGGAGATGGACTGCCTCCTCGCCGTCTGCGACTACATCGTCGAGTTCTACCCCTCCACGCAGCCGCTCTCCGACGGCACCCGCGTCGAGGTCATGGCCACCAGGCCAAGATCCGACATCTACATCAACCTCCCCGCCCTCGAGAAGCTCGACGCCATGCTCATC GAGATCATGGACAGCTTCCAGAAGGCGGAGTTCTGGTACGCGGACGCCGGGACGAGGTCGTTCGGGTCGGTGACCTCGTCgtcctcgccgtcgtcgtcgttCCGGCGGTCTACGACGACGGCCCACCGGAACGAGGACAAGTGGTGGGTGCCGGTGCCGTGCGTCCCGGAGGGCGGGCTGTCCGTGAAGGCGCGCAAGGAGCTCCGGCAGAGGCGCGACTGCGCGAACCAGATCCACAAGGCGGCCGTGGCCATCAACAGCGGCGTGCTGAGCGACATGGAGGTGCCGGAGTCGTTCATGGCGCTGCTCCCGAAGAGCGGCAAGGCGAGCGTGGGGGACGCGGTGTACCGCGCCATGCACAGCTCCGACAAGTTCTCGCCGGACTATCTCCTGGACTGCGTGGACGTGTCGTCGGAGCACGAGGCGCTGGCGCTGGCCGACCGGGTGGAGGCGGCCATGTACGTGTGGCGGCGCAAGGCGACGGCGAGCCACGGCGTCGGGAGGTCGGCGCAGTGGAGCCGGGTCAAGGAGCTCGCCGCGGCCGCCGAcgacggcggcgagggcggcaAGAACGTGGCGCTGGCCGGCAGGGCCGAGAGCCTCCTCCTCTGCATCAAGCACCGCTTCCCCGGCCTCTCCCAGACCACCCTCGACACCAGCAAGATCCAGTTCAACAAG GATGTTGGGCAGGCGATCCTGGAGAGCTACTCGAGGGTGCTGGAGAGCCTGGCGTTCAACATCGTGTCGTGGACGGACGAGGTTCTTTTTGCCGACAAGGCTGCCAGGAAATGA
- the LOC125512874 gene encoding rop guanine nucleotide exchange factor 3-like isoform X2 yields MTKENILSIAHIAASPLCDLPLSRERKGRPARAERKLIERTQELFFLQCIWQGQADHWLRDQISGTKGVVHEGRKEGSQEPTAAMADSSNSPSTSVSDESSEAEAQCCSSSSTAPSLHDTVDFSRTASDVSTFSDRSVDHSGPFGTAAVSKLIGGRGSPAAALSRLSMKPRADVLDRRSAEDELDLVKERFSKLLLGEDMSGGGKGVCTAVAISNAITNLYATVFGNCHKLEPLPAGKKAMWRREMDCLLAVCDYIVEFYPSTQPLSDGTRVEVMATRPRSDIYINLPALEKLDAMLIEIMDSFQKAEFWYADAGTRSFGSVTSSSSPSSSFRRSTTTAHRNEDKWWVPVPCVPEGGLSVKARKELRQRRDCANQIHKAAVAINSGVLSDMEVPESFMALLPKSGKASVGDAVYRAMHSSDKFSPDYLLDCVDVSSEHEALALADRVEAAMYVWRRKATASHGVGRSAQWSRVKELAAAADDGGEGGKNVALAGRAESLLLCIKHRFPGLSQTTLDTSKIQFNKDVGQAILESYSRVLESLAFNIVSWTDEVLFADKAARK; encoded by the exons ATGACCAAGGAAAACATACTATCCATTGCCCACATTGCCGCTTCTCCCCTCTGTGATCTGCCATTGTCGAGAGAGAGAAAAGGGAGACCTGCCAGAGCAGAGAGAAAGCTGATAGAGAGAACACAAGAGCTTTTCTTCCTCCAATGCATATGGCAAGGACAAGCAGATCATTGGCTTAGGGATCAAATCAGCGGCACAAAAG GTGTAGTACacgaaggaaggaaggaaggaagccAAGAACCAACCGCTGCCATGGCGGATAGCAGCAACAGCCCGTCGACCTCGGTGTCCGACGAGAGCTCCGAGGCGGAGGCGCAGTGCTGCTCGTCGTCGTCCACGGCGCCGAGCCTGCACGACACGGTGGACTTCAGCCGCACCGCCTCGGACGTGTCCACCTTCTCGGACCGCAGCGTTGACCACAGCGGGCCCTTCGGGACGGCCGCCGTGTCCAAGCTCATCGGCGGCCGCGGCTCCCCCGCCGCCGCGCTCAGCCGGCTCAGCATGAAGCCCCGCGCCGACGTGCTCGACCGCCGCTCCGCCGAGGACGAGCTGGACCTGGTCAAGGAGCGGTTCTCCAAGCTGCTGCTGGGCgaggacatgtccggcggcggcaaGGGCGTCTGCACCGCCGTCGCCATCTCCAACGCCATCACCAACCTCTACGCCACGGTCTTCGGGAACTGCCACAAGCTGGAGCCGCTGCCGGCGGGGAAGAAGGCCATGTGGAGGAGGGAGATGGACTGCCTCCTCGCCGTCTGCGACTACATCGTCGAGTTCTACCCCTCCACGCAGCCGCTCTCCGACGGCACCCGCGTCGAGGTCATGGCCACCAGGCCAAGATCCGACATCTACATCAACCTCCCCGCCCTCGAGAAGCTCGACGCCATGCTCATC GAGATCATGGACAGCTTCCAGAAGGCGGAGTTCTGGTACGCGGACGCCGGGACGAGGTCGTTCGGGTCGGTGACCTCGTCgtcctcgccgtcgtcgtcgttCCGGCGGTCTACGACGACGGCCCACCGGAACGAGGACAAGTGGTGGGTGCCGGTGCCGTGCGTCCCGGAGGGCGGGCTGTCCGTGAAGGCGCGCAAGGAGCTCCGGCAGAGGCGCGACTGCGCGAACCAGATCCACAAGGCGGCCGTGGCCATCAACAGCGGCGTGCTGAGCGACATGGAGGTGCCGGAGTCGTTCATGGCGCTGCTCCCGAAGAGCGGCAAGGCGAGCGTGGGGGACGCGGTGTACCGCGCCATGCACAGCTCCGACAAGTTCTCGCCGGACTATCTCCTGGACTGCGTGGACGTGTCGTCGGAGCACGAGGCGCTGGCGCTGGCCGACCGGGTGGAGGCGGCCATGTACGTGTGGCGGCGCAAGGCGACGGCGAGCCACGGCGTCGGGAGGTCGGCGCAGTGGAGCCGGGTCAAGGAGCTCGCCGCGGCCGCCGAcgacggcggcgagggcggcaAGAACGTGGCGCTGGCCGGCAGGGCCGAGAGCCTCCTCCTCTGCATCAAGCACCGCTTCCCCGGCCTCTCCCAGACCACCCTCGACACCAGCAAGATCCAGTTCAACAAG GATGTTGGGCAGGCGATCCTGGAGAGCTACTCGAGGGTGCTGGAGAGCCTGGCGTTCAACATCGTGTCGTGGACGGACGAGGTTCTTTTTGCCGACAAGGCTGCCAGGAAATGA